The following proteins are co-located in the Polystyrenella longa genome:
- a CDS encoding outer membrane protein assembly factor BamB family protein: MDRNRNLDEFLAPDSLLRSVFSLLLSSVLVLCAGAELSAQDGNEQPEQAQPGIQNLLKKARQGLQNLLGPFGDNEDLEEIPEDAVSGQFDITRDPHAPVKNEIANLWRRTEKNIAAGEFQQGYELLHHILTRTDEDLMYSPDGKLISLRLLAQEKLNDLPEEYRQTYIKQYDLLSQKEYQQALKDNDFHKIYEIASRYLLTEGGQKGANWLGAYHLDHGRYGLAAYWFNLLREQDARITQSFHWQSRLLLAFSAAQKEREAEQLLSEITQAYPNESDELRSMLEMWDQKIVLNTASQTSLEEWAVPFGSAGRNGIAAGGDPILTPRWEVERTNDQLLQEQIEALVETLVDDQESLVIPNFPVFMDGFAAFKTLRGLVVIDAETGHLEWETQEEYSPEEIVGMVGDNELKVNPQAIRVNGRVQIRVNGINARGVRRMMNQFDTGLPATYNPLVRLIFKNATYGMVSCDKQRVYTLEDVASIGGPENDWGGIRNGNFIDPFHRDWNTNKLAAYDLRSGRKHWAIGGADHDDEFDNQMAGYFFHSTPVVYRNELLVIAEKQNEIQLLALAPQTGALLWKQLIAFSDTDISIDVMRRYMGGQVAVADGVIVCPTAAGWLVGVDAMTHSVLWANRYHRGDLDEESARSWRRNYDVSEQLGDWKVTPPFISQNSVVYAPPEGESLNCYDLQTGEQLWGSQHQGRDPRRQDALFVAGVWGELVLVVENTQMAAYDLKQGRRVWKHAYTESMGKPAGFGVMNESSYYLPFDSGQLLKLRLDDGMLEETFNLASHGQQGKGPLGNLSLYQGKLLSYSWKGLQNFEQREFVAQQIEKRKSKNAQDPFALLKEAEISLMDHDYLKALQKLRGIDLSQIGAELKPEFQEVLRRVFRSEKISRTEDLEWGLNLLEEQATEAQDHLLSQQLRIANDLLAEDTSKAFSRGVELISFVRKHPDIYLEGDGRFGRKARVDVWLASELQQIWNAAANSGVTAGLAEQIEPLLAEADPQDVKLLQLYSRLFHFYEPIEAIQENLAQQLSSTDQWQVAERIWRNKLTRPQQKGQGVDLEQINQYRTNLVQLMKDRGLETDAIYYEQLPAGTDRSEVLDADVLTEELNPLTSITGRGALKTSWAMGDTATDGHRSLTLRRLGVGHSSYENTLLAGRLEEQAQLPWFRLYHPRVTQKQRVSFVHTTTGETYWSVPLRGERLSGYGEDCVMTSVEHLFVIQHGEMISVISPVDQSVLWTQRLSINNSDDLYQHMREFRVDSPLQGGKHALSEYLLSERKNEFGMIAFVNSEVIGVYGRHRLDVLDVMTGKRLWSLTDLPRETNVTGNRDVVFVRRTDPDTGRVHCDALSTRDGRLLEIDKELIENALYCNDHYFVTVDYETRTDPPANGEDRGQRIRLHVIKAVDLQTKEVFWTQEINAESKVSFLPSGLLLALDEEGVLSEIDLNLATVFRYQSLTKEQLESARNYFVLIDEEQVYLVGSRNGGRYADYAHIPIREMLKALPVDGGLYCFDRQSGKLNWSSQLKEQQLIVGSVYRSPWLVFASGQELDDESNFQDVVLEVLDRQQGKQLLKTDLAIEIGNNLVSFRVFPEKQVAELTTDSHRYQIGFADTDADAGKGGAEKPDPEEGKPATDPASN; the protein is encoded by the coding sequence ATGGATAGAAATCGTAACCTGGATGAATTTCTGGCTCCGGATTCCCTTCTTCGATCGGTTTTTTCGTTATTGCTTTCCAGTGTTTTGGTACTGTGTGCAGGCGCGGAGTTATCTGCTCAGGACGGAAACGAACAGCCTGAACAAGCCCAGCCAGGCATTCAGAACCTTCTGAAAAAAGCCAGGCAGGGTCTCCAGAATCTACTCGGGCCGTTCGGTGATAACGAAGATTTAGAAGAAATCCCCGAAGATGCTGTAAGTGGTCAGTTCGATATCACTCGCGACCCTCACGCTCCGGTGAAAAATGAAATCGCAAACTTGTGGCGCCGCACTGAAAAGAATATTGCGGCTGGCGAATTTCAGCAGGGGTATGAGCTCCTCCATCATATTTTGACGCGAACTGACGAAGACCTGATGTACTCGCCCGATGGTAAGTTGATCTCACTCCGTTTACTGGCACAGGAAAAATTGAACGATCTCCCTGAGGAGTATCGTCAGACCTATATTAAGCAGTACGATCTGCTAAGTCAGAAAGAGTATCAACAGGCGTTGAAAGACAATGATTTTCATAAGATCTATGAGATCGCTTCGCGGTACCTGCTGACCGAAGGGGGGCAAAAAGGGGCAAACTGGCTGGGGGCATATCATCTGGATCATGGCCGATACGGATTGGCAGCCTATTGGTTCAATTTGCTACGCGAACAGGATGCAAGAATAACTCAAAGTTTTCACTGGCAATCTCGGCTGTTACTCGCGTTCTCGGCAGCGCAGAAAGAGCGAGAAGCAGAACAGTTGCTGTCTGAAATTACACAAGCTTACCCGAACGAGTCTGACGAACTCCGCAGTATGCTGGAAATGTGGGATCAGAAAATCGTCCTCAATACTGCGTCTCAGACTTCACTGGAAGAGTGGGCTGTTCCCTTCGGGAGCGCCGGTAGAAACGGAATCGCCGCAGGGGGCGACCCAATTTTGACACCTCGTTGGGAGGTGGAGCGGACCAACGATCAGTTGTTGCAGGAGCAGATCGAAGCTCTTGTCGAAACGCTGGTTGATGATCAGGAATCATTGGTGATCCCGAACTTTCCCGTTTTTATGGATGGTTTCGCTGCGTTCAAAACTCTCAGAGGGTTAGTTGTTATCGATGCGGAAACCGGGCATCTGGAATGGGAAACCCAGGAAGAGTATTCCCCAGAAGAAATCGTCGGCATGGTGGGGGATAACGAACTTAAAGTGAATCCTCAGGCGATTCGAGTGAACGGCAGAGTTCAAATCCGAGTGAACGGCATTAACGCCCGCGGCGTGCGACGAATGATGAATCAGTTCGATACGGGATTGCCGGCAACATACAATCCCCTGGTGCGATTGATTTTTAAAAACGCGACTTACGGAATGGTCAGCTGTGATAAACAGCGGGTTTATACTCTGGAAGATGTTGCTTCCATAGGTGGCCCGGAAAATGACTGGGGAGGGATCCGGAATGGAAACTTCATAGATCCTTTTCACCGCGATTGGAATACGAACAAGCTAGCCGCTTACGATCTTCGCTCGGGAAGAAAGCATTGGGCGATCGGCGGGGCAGATCACGATGACGAATTCGATAATCAGATGGCGGGTTATTTCTTTCACTCTACCCCCGTTGTTTATCGGAACGAACTTCTGGTGATAGCGGAGAAGCAGAATGAAATTCAGCTGCTCGCTCTGGCTCCGCAAACAGGGGCTTTGTTATGGAAGCAGTTGATTGCGTTTTCCGATACCGATATTTCAATCGATGTGATGCGGCGGTATATGGGAGGCCAGGTTGCGGTTGCCGACGGAGTGATTGTCTGTCCTACTGCTGCTGGTTGGCTGGTGGGCGTCGATGCTATGACGCATTCGGTCCTCTGGGCTAACCGTTATCATCGTGGCGATCTGGATGAAGAGTCAGCCCGAAGCTGGCGACGCAATTACGATGTCTCCGAGCAGCTCGGTGATTGGAAGGTAACGCCTCCCTTCATCAGTCAGAACAGTGTGGTCTACGCACCGCCCGAAGGGGAATCGCTGAACTGTTACGATTTGCAGACAGGAGAACAACTCTGGGGATCGCAGCACCAGGGCAGAGACCCTCGTCGTCAAGACGCGCTGTTTGTCGCAGGGGTCTGGGGTGAGTTGGTGCTCGTTGTCGAAAACACCCAAATGGCGGCGTACGATTTGAAGCAGGGCCGACGCGTCTGGAAGCATGCTTATACCGAGTCGATGGGTAAGCCAGCTGGTTTCGGTGTCATGAATGAATCGAGCTATTACCTTCCGTTTGATTCTGGTCAGTTACTCAAATTACGTCTCGATGATGGCATGTTGGAGGAAACATTCAATCTGGCTAGTCATGGCCAGCAGGGAAAAGGCCCACTTGGAAACTTGTCGCTCTATCAAGGTAAGCTGCTGTCTTATAGCTGGAAGGGGTTACAGAATTTCGAACAACGTGAATTCGTTGCGCAACAAATCGAGAAACGAAAATCCAAAAACGCTCAGGATCCATTTGCGCTCTTAAAGGAAGCCGAAATCTCCTTGATGGATCACGATTATCTGAAGGCATTGCAGAAACTCAGAGGAATCGATCTTTCGCAGATTGGTGCTGAACTGAAACCGGAATTCCAGGAAGTCCTTCGCCGGGTTTTCCGCAGTGAGAAGATCTCTCGAACGGAAGATTTAGAGTGGGGTCTTAATTTATTGGAAGAGCAGGCAACGGAAGCTCAAGATCATCTCCTTTCTCAGCAGTTGCGCATTGCAAATGATTTGCTCGCGGAAGACACCTCCAAGGCGTTCTCCCGAGGCGTCGAGTTGATCAGCTTTGTTCGCAAGCATCCCGACATCTATCTTGAAGGAGATGGCCGATTCGGACGAAAAGCTCGCGTCGATGTCTGGTTGGCCTCCGAACTGCAGCAGATTTGGAATGCAGCTGCTAATTCTGGAGTGACGGCTGGGCTGGCGGAGCAGATCGAGCCATTACTGGCCGAAGCTGACCCTCAGGATGTGAAATTGCTCCAGTTGTACAGTCGTCTGTTCCATTTTTATGAGCCAATCGAAGCGATTCAAGAAAATCTGGCTCAGCAGCTTTCGTCGACTGATCAATGGCAAGTGGCCGAACGCATCTGGCGTAATAAGTTGACACGTCCACAACAGAAAGGGCAGGGAGTCGATCTCGAACAGATAAATCAATATCGAACCAATCTGGTCCAGTTGATGAAGGATCGAGGGCTGGAAACGGATGCCATTTACTATGAACAACTGCCCGCTGGAACCGACAGATCTGAAGTTCTCGATGCGGACGTTCTAACTGAAGAGTTGAATCCGCTTACTTCTATTACAGGTCGGGGGGCTTTAAAAACATCTTGGGCAATGGGAGATACTGCCACCGATGGACATCGTTCATTGACTTTGCGTCGGCTTGGGGTGGGTCACAGTTCTTATGAAAACACCCTATTGGCAGGGCGACTGGAGGAGCAGGCTCAGCTTCCCTGGTTCCGTCTGTACCATCCTCGCGTGACTCAAAAGCAACGAGTCTCTTTCGTGCACACTACAACTGGAGAAACATATTGGTCAGTCCCCTTGCGGGGGGAAAGGTTGAGTGGCTACGGAGAAGATTGTGTCATGACCTCCGTGGAGCATCTTTTTGTAATCCAGCATGGGGAGATGATTTCTGTTATTTCGCCCGTCGACCAGAGTGTGTTGTGGACTCAACGACTTTCAATTAACAACAGCGATGACTTGTATCAACATATGCGCGAGTTCCGAGTCGATTCTCCACTGCAAGGTGGCAAGCATGCTCTGAGCGAGTATCTGCTGAGTGAACGTAAAAATGAATTCGGAATGATCGCCTTTGTGAATTCCGAAGTGATTGGCGTCTATGGGCGTCATCGGTTGGACGTGCTTGATGTGATGACCGGGAAACGCCTCTGGTCCCTGACAGATCTTCCACGAGAAACGAACGTCACTGGGAACCGGGATGTAGTATTCGTCCGAAGAACCGATCCGGATACAGGCCGGGTCCATTGTGATGCACTTTCGACACGGGATGGTCGGTTGCTCGAGATTGATAAAGAATTGATCGAGAATGCTCTGTACTGCAACGATCATTACTTTGTCACTGTCGACTACGAAACACGAACGGACCCACCTGCGAACGGGGAAGATCGAGGTCAGAGGATCCGGCTGCATGTGATTAAGGCGGTGGACCTGCAGACGAAAGAAGTCTTTTGGACTCAAGAGATCAATGCGGAGTCTAAGGTCAGCTTTCTTCCCTCAGGATTGCTCTTGGCGCTGGATGAAGAGGGCGTGCTGTCGGAGATCGATCTCAATCTCGCGACGGTCTTCCGCTATCAGTCCCTGACGAAGGAGCAGCTAGAGTCGGCTCGGAATTATTTTGTGTTGATTGATGAAGAACAGGTTTACCTAGTAGGAAGTCGGAATGGGGGGCGTTATGCCGATTATGCTCACATTCCAATCAGGGAAATGTTGAAGGCATTGCCAGTTGATGGAGGTTTGTACTGTTTCGATCGTCAGTCGGGCAAGCTGAACTGGTCTAGCCAACTGAAAGAGCAGCAGTTGATCGTTGGTTCCGTCTACCGGTCGCCTTGGCTCGTTTTCGCTTCCGGCCAAGAGCTTGATGACGAATCCAATTTCCAGGATGTCGTTCTGGAAGTGCTTGATCGCCAGCAGGGAAAACAATTGTTGAAGACCGATCTTGCGATTGAAATTGGTAATAATCTGGTGAGTTTCCGTGTCTTTCCTGAAAAGCAGGTCGCAGAATTAACCACAGACAGCCACCGCTATCAAATCGGTTTTGCCGACACAGACGCTGATGCTGGAAAAGGTGGAGCAGAAAAGCCTGATCCGGAAGAGGGCAAGCCGGCAACTGATCCTGCCAGCAACTGA